From Apium graveolens cultivar Ventura chromosome 9, ASM990537v1, whole genome shotgun sequence, the proteins below share one genomic window:
- the LOC141684231 gene encoding uncharacterized protein LOC141684231, translated as MESDQRLVALKRAYADIILNTSKEAAARVMASERKSQLLEHELRVTKEEAIQMMLRLKKMMDDKISEAKKTFQNQQEKIDVLEAQLQEAEDIVNELRQELRDVQAKIEKVTRNDGQHLDKHETATSVVAFEVNRQYISQSISSPLQSQKNPVVASEKEKSDLNQRTEYPKCPSQLIHIRNLYGTKPELPSIILRSKKHNIYRNGFTQRIQACERNVMDGELPLLRQPSGICSEGKEEEKTDKSTCKTTNVGADKMINTGSKEAMHKDIKMRCGHEVQAMERIPEKINTTPEYRQNKSTLRVKNPDKLFMNVYGTYGNPNPISVKNSAQPDQNPSLTALKISSDKGMETQPECAETDDMNADYNKGQFPVGISVPIVREAIPAEKSDIQVSKENLEKINEPVIPSELKTTDAINGCPSLPVEKKVVRYTFQRKRKRGTVNISNGTNGNVSDENKTPERKKEKQIESTAAGISCLEARSSLERRL; from the exons ATGGAATCCGACCAG AGATTAGTGGCCTTGAAAAGGGCTTATGCAGATATAATCTTGAATACTTCTAAAGAAGCAGCAGCTAGAGTAATGGCGTCGGAGAGGAAATCTCAGCTATTAGAGCACGAGCTTCGCGTGACCAAGGAGGAGGCAATTCAGATGATGCTGAGACTCAAGAAGATGATGGATGATAAG ATTAGTGAAGCAAAGAAGACATTCCAGAATCAACAGGAAAAGATTGATGTACTTGAAGCACAGCTTCAGGAAGCGGAGGATATAGTAAACGAGCTCAGACAAGAGCTAAGAGATGTTCAAGCTAAAATTGAGAAGGTGACTAGAAATGATGGACAGCACCTAGACAAACATGAGACTGCTACTTCGGTAGTAGCATTTGAGGTGAATAGACAGTACATATCTCAGTCTATTTCGAGTCCTCTACAATCACAGAAAAATCCTGTTGTAGCTTCTGAGAAGGAGAAATCAGATCTGAATCAGAGAACCGAGTATCCTAAGTGCCCTAGTCAACTTATTCATATTAGGAATTTATACGGCACCAAGCCTGAATTACCTTCAATAATACTGAGAAGCAAGAAGCACAACATTTACAGAAATGGATTCACCCAGAGAATCCAAGCATGTGAAAGGAACGTCATGGATGGTGAGTTGCCCCTTTTAAGACAGCCAAGTGGTATATGTAGCGAAGGGAAGGAAGAAGAGAAAACAGATAAAAGTACATGCAAAACCACCAATGTCGGGGCGGACAAGATGATCAACACTGGGAGCAAAGAAGCAATGCATAAGGATATCAAAATGAGATGCGGGCATGAAGTTCAGGCTATGGAACGGATTCCTGAAAAAATCAATACAACTCCCGAGTATCGACAAAATAAAAGCACCTTGCGCGTGAAGAATCCTGATAAGTTGTTCATGAATGTATATGGAACTTATGGTAACCCTAATCCCATATCAGTTAAGAACAGTGCCCAGCCTGATCAAAATCCTAGTCTCACAGCTCTAAAGATATCTTCAGATAAAGGCATGGAGACTCAGCCGGAATGTGCGGAAACTGATGATATGAATGCAGACTATAATAAAGGTCAGTTTCCAGTTGGTATATCAGTGCCTATTGTACGAGAAGCCATTCCTGCAGAAAAATCAGACATTCAAGTATCTAAAGAAAACCTTGAGAAAATCAATGAGCCAGTTATACCCTCTGAACTCAAAACTACTGATGCAATAAATGGATGTCCTTCACTGCCTGTGGAAAAGAAAGTTGTCAGATACACATTTCAAAGAAAGCGGAAGAGAGGAACTGTAAACATCTCTAATGGAACTAATGGAAATGTCTCGGATGAGAACAAAACTCCAGAAAGAAAGAAGGAAAAGCAGATTGAATCCACAGCTGCAGGTATATCTTGCTTGGAAGCTAGATCATCTTTGGAGAGAAGGCTTTAG